A window from Neodiprion fabricii isolate iyNeoFabr1 chromosome 2, iyNeoFabr1.1, whole genome shotgun sequence encodes these proteins:
- the LOC124175137 gene encoding uncharacterized protein LOC124175137, translated as MGLYGCSPKVTAIVAGLFTLVQSLLWIILGIISLLVYSCKIYVTTETLLAYRLYLVYLYSGECGSAEIEVETDNGTVVLAWPESGASASRRTYAWIVVYLVLSLFWFIAALLLLIATWSDVRGSKGLKLRGPWLVLTSIFLVLDVITSLLYAIDITYTSDLLGLLEFVGGPMLDTISSSSTSPVFEYFTMAPSIIALIIFSRGIIGWTLNLTILVHVAQDTRQRELPPPPTVPEPRQPYKEYLKKLSTVGPVPDIKWDPYQRKRSELPVLKPLKVPSPPNERKRKQSDYQQYMFYANHPPKLNYMDDILSEPPTPAIGAVPTTTKAWPITAHQEKKSDDLKSSNSTDENQPVPAPDYESDFPAMPEFSTLASRSAQGLNRDGA; from the exons ATGGGTTTGTACGGTTGTTCGCCGAAAGTAACAGCGATCGTTGCCGGACTTTTTACCCTG GTCCAGAGTTTGTTATGGATAATATTGGGGATAATTTCACTGCTCGTATATTCCTGCAAAATTTACGTAACGACAGAAACTCTATTGGCGTACCGGCTGTACTTAGTTTATCTTTACA GTGGCGAATGCGGCTCTGCGGAAATTGAGGTCGAGACTGACAACGGGACGGTCGTCCTTGCATGGCCAGAAAGTGGCGCGTCAGCCTCGAGAAGGACTTACGCATGGATAGTGGTTTACCTGGTGCTCAGTTTGTTCTGGTTTATAGCGGCCCTTCTTCTCCTCA TTGCGACATGGTCGGATGTGAGGGGATCGAAAGGTCTGAAACTCCGAGGGCCATGGCTAGTATTGACGAGTATCTTCCTGGTCCTCGACGTGATCACGTCACTTCTGTACGCAATCGACATAACGTACACAAGT GATTTGCTCGGCCTTTTGGAATTCGTTGGTGGCCCGATGCTCGACACGATATCTTCGTCCTCGACTAGTCCggtatttgaatatttcacgATGGCACCCTCCATCATTGCTCTCATCATTTTCTCCAGGGGAATTATCGGCTGGACGCTAAATCTCACAATACTTGTCCATGTAGCTCAAGATACCAGGCAACGTGAG ctGCCGCCTCCTCCCACCGTTCCAGAGCCCCGTCAGCCGTACAAGGAATATCTAAAGAAATTATCAACGGTGGGTCCGGTCCCTGACATAAAATGGGACCCTTACCAGCGAAAACGGTCCGAACTGCCGGTTCTGAAGCCGCTAAAAGTCCCGTCTCCCCCGaacgagagaaagaggaaacaATCGGACTACCAGCAGTACATGTTCTACGCGAATCATCCCCCTAAGCTTAATTACATGGATGATATACTCTCGGAGCCACCGACCCCCGCGATAGGCGCGGTGCCGACTACCAC GAAAGCCTGGCCGATAACAGCACACCAGGAGAAAAAGTCTGATGATTTGAAATCTTCTAATTCGACAGATGAAAATCAGCCGGTTCCAGCGcctgattacgaatccgatTTTCCCGCCAtgcccgaattttcgacactAGCTAGCAGGTCTGCGCAGG GATTAAACAGAGACGGCGCGTAA
- the LOC124175143 gene encoding small ubiquitin-related modifier 3 has product MSDEKKDTNKAESEHINLKVLGQDSAVVQFKIKKHTPLRKLMNAYCDRVGLAIAAVRFRFDGQPINEFDTPTTLEMEEGDTIEVYQQQTGGTC; this is encoded by the exons GATACGAATAAGGCCGAGTCCGAGCACATTAATCTTAAAGTACTGGGACAGGATAGTGCGGTAGTACAGTTTAAAATCAAGAAACATACCCCGCTTCGCAAACTAATGAATGCTTATTGTGACCGTGTG GGCCTTGCAATAGCTGCGGTGAGATTTAGATTCGATGGACAACCGATTAACGAATTTGATACACCAACGACTTTGGAGATGGAGGAAGGAGACACTATAGAAGTTTATCAGCAGCAAACGGGAGGAACGTGTTGA
- the LOC124175136 gene encoding odorant receptor Or2-like: MEKYVLLNLWAIRVLGIWHPEKNPSRFRHNIYGLQRSLTVGSVLFIFIPAAIAVQDNFSQNSSLSTRVEILSLLISSSVVLCKTIDIVLRRNQVHNLLSKMSEYWRGATSEEISSMAGYARFGKSVTNFYFTLGGLSSVFFAGQPFLSSYFAAGRENSSTVVVSRLPFNGWENLVDHRSTSTFAVVFVCHVIAGTVASLASISYDCLFAVLVLHVCGNLRAVVAHLRNMKFDNEDESEGRIIRCAVTFQKLIEYTKELENCLSMFLLIQTTSSTLTICLTGFLVSRDIDGNNELGKYVSYWAASLFQLFIFCWSANYLQTESIMVGQSAYEAYGKLMNLSLENNRRRYHRLANVPRHLQMIILRSQKPLKITAGKFYVMSLETYKNILSNSYSYFTILRAFADIQT, translated from the exons ATGGAAAAATACGTCCTCCTAAATCTCTGGGCGATTCGGGTGCTCGGTATTTGGCACCCGGAGAAAAACCCTTCTCGTTTTCGCCACAACATTTACGGTCTCCAGAGATCGCTGACCGTGGGTTCGgtgttgtttattttcataccAGCCGCGATAGCAGTGCAGGATAATTTCTCGCAAAATTCAAGCCTTTCTACCAGAGTGGAAATCCTCTCGCTGCTGATCAGCTCGAGCGTCGTCTTGTGCAAGACGATAGACATCGTCCTGCGTCGAAATCAGGTCCACAATCTACTCTCCAAAATGTCCGAATATTGGCGAGGAGCGACTAGCGAGGAAATCAGCTCGATGGCGGGATACGCGAGGTTCGGAAAATCGGTTACCAATTTTTACTTCACTCTGGGTGGTCTGAGCTCCGTGTTTTTCGCCGGGCAGCCATTCCTCAGTTCGTACTTCGCTGCCGGTCGCGAAAATTCTTCGACGGTCGTCGTCAGCCGGCTGCCCTTTAATGGATGGGAAAATCTCGTCGATCACCGGTCGACCTCGACCTTCGCCGTCGTCTTTGTCTGCCACGTCATCGCCGGGACCGTCGCCTCCCTAGCTTCCATCAGCTACGACTGCCTCTTCGCCGTCCTGGTCCTCCACGTCTGCGGCAACCTTCGAGCCGTAGTTGCACATCtcagaaatatgaaatttgataaCGAGGACGAAAGCGAAGGGCGAATTATCCGCTGCGCCGTAACCTTCCAAAAACTCATCGA GTATACCAAGGAGCTGGAAAACTGTTTGAGCATGTTTCTTCTTATCCAGACCACATCCAGTACGCTGACCATTTGTCTGACCGGCTTCTTGGTGAGCAGG GATATTGATGGGAATAACGAATTGGGAAAATACGTATCCTACTGGGCAGCATCTCTGTTTCAGCTCTTTATATTCTGCTGGTCGGCAAACTATTTGCAAACAGAA TCGATTATGGTAGGCCAATCGGCGTACGAAGCTTATGGAAAGTTGATGAACCTGAGTTTAGAAAACAACCGTCGCCGTTATCACCGACTTGCGAACGTCCCTCGACATTTGCAAATGATCATTCTACGCTCTCAGAAACCGCTTAAAATAACAGCCGGAAAGTTCTACGTCATGTCTTTGGAGACCTACAAAAAT ATTCTGAGCAACTCCTACTCGTATTTTACAATTCTACGTGCCTTCGCGGATATACAGACTTGA